The following proteins are encoded in a genomic region of Antricoccus suffuscus:
- a CDS encoding MDR family MFS transporter — protein MATPRTAESSSTSASTDEPEYTRTHREILEVMVGLLAALFTCISSSTIVANALPTIVGELKGSQTQYTWVVTASLLAMTVSTAIWGKLSDLFNKKVLVQIAIVIFVAGSILAGMSQSMGQLLSCRAIQGIGMGGLTALSQSIIGSIVSPRDRGRYSGYMGATGALAMVSGPLIGGVIVDADALGWRWCFYVCVPLALISLVILQRHLRIETIKRPIKIDYLGGILVAVASTLPLIWVSLAGDDFGWVSWPSAAFLAATAIAVVLAVWVEHWHPEPLVPPKVMRERTTLLATIAGLAVGCAMFGMSVFLTQFFQTAQGHSPTQAGIMLIPMMAGSLLGSIGAGNLITRFGRWKRYLVIGAVLLTAGLAVLGFSGRTTPYWHVAVGMMMMGLGMGMMQQNLVLAVQNTVDVTQVGAASGAVAFFRTLGGAIGVSVLGAILASQVSSHIAAGLPALGIDPGSGSSDSLRDAANLPAPVLNLVQTAYADATAHIFLVAAGIAAVSLIAVSCIKEVALRLTVRKYDEPPAPTV, from the coding sequence ATGGCGACTCCGAGAACCGCCGAGTCGAGTTCGACCTCGGCCTCGACCGACGAGCCGGAGTACACGCGGACCCACCGCGAGATCCTCGAGGTCATGGTCGGCCTTCTGGCGGCCCTTTTTACTTGCATCTCAAGCTCGACGATCGTCGCTAACGCGCTACCCACCATCGTCGGCGAACTCAAGGGAAGTCAGACCCAGTACACCTGGGTGGTCACCGCGTCCTTGCTGGCGATGACGGTCTCGACGGCGATTTGGGGCAAGCTCTCCGATCTGTTCAACAAGAAGGTCCTCGTCCAGATCGCGATCGTCATCTTCGTGGCCGGCTCGATCCTCGCGGGCATGTCGCAGAGCATGGGTCAGTTGCTCTCATGTCGCGCAATCCAAGGCATCGGGATGGGCGGGCTGACGGCGCTGTCTCAGTCGATCATCGGATCAATCGTCTCGCCGCGCGACCGCGGCCGTTACAGCGGCTACATGGGCGCGACCGGTGCGCTGGCAATGGTGAGTGGACCGCTGATCGGTGGCGTCATTGTCGATGCCGACGCGCTCGGCTGGCGGTGGTGCTTCTACGTTTGCGTACCGCTCGCGCTCATCAGCCTGGTCATCCTGCAGCGTCATCTGCGCATTGAGACCATCAAGCGGCCGATCAAGATCGACTATCTCGGCGGCATTCTGGTTGCCGTGGCCTCGACCTTGCCGCTGATCTGGGTATCGCTGGCCGGCGATGACTTCGGCTGGGTGTCCTGGCCGTCCGCGGCGTTCCTTGCAGCTACGGCGATCGCCGTCGTACTCGCCGTGTGGGTCGAGCACTGGCATCCGGAGCCGCTCGTGCCGCCGAAGGTAATGCGCGAGCGTACGACGTTGCTCGCCACGATTGCCGGGCTCGCCGTGGGCTGCGCAATGTTTGGCATGTCGGTCTTTCTGACCCAGTTCTTCCAGACCGCGCAGGGCCACTCGCCCACCCAGGCCGGGATCATGCTGATACCGATGATGGCAGGGTCGCTTCTCGGCTCGATCGGCGCGGGCAACTTGATTACCAGGTTCGGTCGGTGGAAGCGATATCTGGTCATCGGTGCGGTACTGCTGACCGCGGGGCTCGCCGTGCTCGGATTCTCCGGCCGTACGACGCCGTACTGGCACGTCGCCGTCGGCATGATGATGATGGGCCTCGGAATGGGCATGATGCAGCAGAACCTCGTGCTGGCGGTCCAAAACACCGTGGACGTCACACAGGTGGGCGCGGCCAGTGGAGCGGTCGCGTTCTTCCGGACGCTCGGCGGCGCGATCGGCGTGTCGGTACTGGGCGCGATCCTGGCCAGCCAGGTGAGCAGCCACATTGCGGCCGGTCTTCCCGCGCTCGGGATCGACCCGGGCAGCGGTTCCAGCGACAGCCTTCGTGATGCTGCCAATCTGCCGGCGCCGGTGCTCAATCTCGTGCAGACGGCGTACGCCGATGCCACCGCGCATATCTTCCTGGTCGCGGCCGGGATCGCGGCGGTCAGCCTGATCGCGGTCTCGTGCATCAAAGAGGTGGCGCTACGCCTGACGGTTCGCAAGTACGACGAACCGCCCGCCCCGACCGTTTAA
- the narH gene encoding nitrate reductase subunit beta — protein MRVMAQMAMVMNLDKCIGCHTCSVTCKQVWTNRSGAEHVWFNNVETRPGQGYPRTYEDQEKWKGGWTLNKRGRLKLKAGGRLKNLATIFANPNLPGINDYYEPWTYDYENLTTAPAQDHMPVARPKSLLTGEDTKVTWSSNWDDDLAGSVEHGHNDPILQKVGDKVKFEYEQAFMFYLPRICEHCLNPSCVSSCPTGAIYKREEDGIVLVDQDRCRGWRQCVSGCPYKKMYFNHKTGKVEKCTFCYPRIEVGQPTICSETCVGRLRYLGLMLYDADKVLEAASTKDEHGLYEAQRGVFLDPKDPEVIREAQLAGIPDDWIEAAVHSPIWALINEYKVALPLHPEYRTMPMVWYIPPLSPVVDAVSETGEDAERRDNLFAAIDKLRIPIDYLAGLFTAGDTAPVDRVLRKLAAMRSYMRDINMGWETDESIAESVGMTGQEIRDMYRLLAIAKYEERYVIPPAHYEDAHKLENIATECSLNVDGGPGMGGFDASFGADPNMGADPGIGSFDGPGRPEGVRINLLNWDGQGTPDGLFPHPHDSSAATEDQP, from the coding sequence ATGCGGGTCATGGCGCAGATGGCGATGGTGATGAACCTCGACAAGTGCATCGGGTGCCACACGTGCTCGGTCACCTGCAAACAGGTCTGGACCAACCGGTCCGGCGCCGAACACGTCTGGTTCAACAACGTGGAGACCCGGCCAGGTCAGGGATACCCACGCACCTACGAAGACCAGGAGAAGTGGAAGGGCGGCTGGACGCTTAACAAGCGTGGCCGGCTGAAGCTGAAGGCCGGAGGGCGGCTGAAGAACCTGGCGACGATCTTCGCCAACCCCAACCTGCCCGGCATCAACGACTACTACGAGCCGTGGACCTACGACTACGAGAATCTCACCACGGCGCCGGCTCAGGACCACATGCCGGTAGCCCGGCCGAAATCGCTGCTCACCGGCGAGGACACAAAAGTCACCTGGTCGTCCAACTGGGACGACGATCTCGCCGGCTCCGTCGAGCACGGACACAACGACCCGATCCTCCAAAAGGTCGGCGACAAGGTCAAGTTCGAGTACGAGCAGGCCTTCATGTTCTACCTGCCGCGGATCTGCGAGCACTGTCTCAACCCGTCGTGTGTGTCGTCCTGCCCGACCGGCGCGATATATAAGCGCGAAGAGGACGGAATCGTGCTGGTCGACCAGGACCGCTGCCGCGGTTGGCGTCAGTGCGTGAGCGGATGCCCCTACAAGAAGATGTACTTCAACCACAAGACCGGCAAGGTCGAAAAGTGCACCTTCTGCTATCCGCGTATCGAGGTCGGTCAGCCCACGATCTGCTCCGAGACGTGCGTCGGGCGATTGCGTTACCTCGGCCTGATGTTGTACGACGCCGATAAGGTGCTGGAGGCGGCGTCGACCAAGGACGAACATGGACTGTACGAAGCGCAGCGCGGCGTCTTCTTGGACCCGAAAGATCCGGAGGTAATCCGAGAGGCGCAGCTCGCAGGCATCCCGGACGACTGGATCGAGGCCGCCGTGCACTCGCCGATCTGGGCGCTGATCAACGAGTACAAGGTTGCGCTGCCGCTGCATCCGGAATACCGCACGATGCCGATGGTCTGGTACATACCGCCACTGTCGCCCGTGGTGGACGCCGTAAGCGAGACCGGTGAGGACGCGGAGCGACGGGATAACCTTTTCGCGGCCATTGACAAACTGCGGATCCCGATTGACTACCTGGCCGGATTGTTTACCGCGGGAGACACCGCGCCGGTCGATCGGGTGCTGCGCAAACTCGCCGCAATGCGCTCCTACATGCGTGACATCAACATGGGGTGGGAGACCGACGAGTCGATCGCCGAGTCGGTGGGCATGACCGGCCAAGAAATCCGGGATATGTACCGGCTCCTTGCGATCGCCAAGTACGAGGAGCGGTACGTGATTCCGCCTGCTCACTACGAGGACGCGCACAAGCTGGAAAACATCGCCACCGAGTGTTCCCTCAACGTCGACGGAGGGCCCGGCATGGGTGGCTTCGACGCGTCCTTCGGCGCGGATCCCAACATGGGTGCCGACCCGGGCATCGGCTCGTTTGACGGCCCAGGGCGTCCCGAAGGGGTACGGATCAACCTGCTGAACTGGGACGGCCAGGGCACGCCCGATGGACTGTTTCCTCACCCGCACGACTCGTCGGCCGCTACTGAGGACCAGCCATGA
- the narI gene encoding respiratory nitrate reductase subunit gamma, producing MDNFRDVFLWLIFPYICLTIFVLGHVWRYRYDKFGWTSRSSQMYESRILRWANPMFHFGILAVFLGHVMGLGIPQSWTDAVGISEGIYHFMAISVGIIAGVFTIVGLIGLLYRRRFTKAVLGATTKMDKLMYLMLAAVILTGLVNTGTGVGGTYNYREGVSVWFRSIFYFNPQPELMVHAPLSFQIHGVLAIALFALWPFTRLVHVFTAPLGYVFRPYVLYRSRDEHEGSRARRRGWDKVDTIPRRR from the coding sequence ATGGACAACTTCCGCGATGTGTTCCTGTGGCTGATCTTCCCCTACATCTGTCTCACCATCTTTGTTCTCGGTCATGTCTGGCGCTACAGGTACGACAAGTTCGGCTGGACATCCAGGTCCAGCCAGATGTATGAGAGCCGGATCCTGCGCTGGGCGAATCCGATGTTCCACTTTGGAATCCTGGCGGTGTTCTTGGGCCATGTGATGGGGTTGGGCATCCCTCAGAGTTGGACCGACGCGGTCGGAATCTCCGAGGGTATCTACCACTTCATGGCTATCTCGGTCGGCATCATCGCGGGCGTGTTCACCATCGTCGGCCTCATCGGACTGCTCTACCGGCGTCGCTTCACCAAAGCCGTGCTGGGCGCGACGACCAAGATGGACAAGCTCATGTATCTCATGCTTGCCGCAGTGATCTTGACCGGGCTGGTCAACACGGGCACCGGCGTGGGCGGGACCTACAACTACCGCGAAGGCGTTTCGGTCTGGTTCCGAAGCATCTTCTACTTCAACCCGCAACCGGAACTGATGGTCCATGCTCCGCTGAGCTTCCAGATCCACGGCGTACTCGCCATTGCGCTGTTTGCGCTATGGCCCTTCACCCGTCTCGTGCACGTATTTACCGCCCCGCTGGGCTACGTTTTCCGTCCATACGTGCTGTATCGCAGCCGCGACGAGCATGAGGGCTCACGAGCGCGACGGCGCGGCTGGGACAAGGTCGACACCATCCCGCGTCGTCGATAG
- the narJ gene encoding nitrate reductase molybdenum cofactor assembly chaperone: MIPKVSSLKFSADELIRAWQSASILMDYPDEQLLARLEFLTEVTASLPAKIGAGLQTTIGHLRRQSLYDLQSDYVDTFDTRRRGCLFLTYFSNGETRKRGLALLRIKQVYTKAGLILTDDQLPDHLCVVLEFAATTDLQAGLKIILDNRAGLELLRLHLIEIESPWRGALEAVCATLPALKGTDYEAIQRLAADGPEDEQVGLNPYGTPDLLPMPGGV; this comes from the coding sequence ATGATCCCGAAGGTCTCGTCCCTGAAATTCTCGGCGGACGAGTTGATCCGCGCGTGGCAGTCCGCGTCGATTCTGATGGACTACCCGGACGAGCAGCTGCTGGCCCGGCTGGAGTTTCTCACCGAGGTCACGGCCAGCTTGCCGGCTAAAATCGGCGCGGGTCTGCAGACGACGATCGGTCACCTTCGTCGTCAGTCGCTGTACGACTTGCAAAGTGATTACGTCGACACATTCGACACGCGGCGACGAGGGTGCCTATTTCTGACGTACTTCTCGAACGGCGAGACCAGAAAACGTGGCTTGGCGCTGCTGCGCATCAAGCAGGTCTACACGAAGGCCGGCTTGATTCTCACCGATGATCAGCTGCCCGATCACTTGTGCGTCGTACTCGAGTTTGCAGCTACCACCGATCTTCAGGCCGGACTCAAGATCATCTTGGACAACCGCGCCGGCCTCGAACTACTCCGTCTTCACCTGATAGAGATCGAATCACCGTGGCGCGGAGCGCTTGAGGCGGTGTGTGCCACGCTGCCCGCGCTGAAGGGCACGGACTACGAAGCGATTCAACGGCTCGCCGCCGACGGGCCCGAAGACGAGCAAGTGGGCCTCAATCCGTACGGCACTCCTGATTTGCTACCCATGCCCGGAGGCGTGTGA